One genomic window of Blastocatellia bacterium includes the following:
- a CDS encoding 1-deoxy-D-xylulose-5-phosphate reductoisomerase, producing MQKVAILGSTGSIGRNTLDVVDRLAPRFQVIAISGGTNIELIAEQTARYKPEIVSVATDQHAKELVKRLQGLNVGMPTIKTGMEGMLAVATHSEAEIVVSATVGALGLLPTYKAIELGRRVAIANKEPFVMAGQLMQKCAQENGAEILPVDSEHNALHQCLRGERFSEVVRLILTASGGPFRNATLEEMQQATVAQAIKHPTWQMGAKITIDSATMMNKGLEVIEARWLFGFTADQIDIVIHPQSVVHSMIELVDGSFLAQMGLTDMRLPIQYAMTYPDRLVLDLPRLNLTNLQKLEFFAPDESRFPAISLAYKALRLGGIAPTVLNAANEVAVARFLDGSIGFMDIPRVIDNALSSCEKQGVGNLSSIEDALTADAKTRLWAEDFILELNSLTVGKSN from the coding sequence ATGCAAAAAGTAGCAATACTTGGTTCTACTGGCTCAATTGGGCGAAATACTTTAGATGTAGTTGATCGACTAGCTCCACGTTTTCAAGTTATAGCAATTTCTGGGGGAACAAATATAGAGTTGATTGCAGAACAAACTGCCCGTTACAAACCGGAAATAGTTTCTGTTGCAACAGATCAACACGCTAAAGAGTTGGTAAAACGCTTGCAAGGCTTAAATGTCGGCATGCCGACTATAAAAACTGGAATGGAAGGAATGCTTGCTGTTGCTACACATTCAGAGGCGGAAATAGTCGTTTCTGCAACGGTTGGAGCGTTGGGATTGCTGCCAACCTACAAGGCTATTGAACTTGGCAGACGAGTTGCAATTGCTAATAAAGAGCCTTTTGTAATGGCTGGTCAGCTTATGCAAAAATGCGCTCAAGAAAATGGAGCAGAAATTTTGCCTGTAGATAGCGAACATAACGCCCTACACCAATGTTTAAGGGGTGAACGCTTTTCGGAAGTAGTAAGACTTATTTTAACCGCGTCAGGTGGGCCTTTTCGCAATGCAACATTAGAAGAAATGCAACAAGCTACAGTAGCACAAGCAATTAAACACCCTACTTGGCAAATGGGAGCAAAAATTACTATTGACTCTGCAACTATGATGAATAAAGGACTAGAAGTTATTGAAGCCCGTTGGCTTTTTGGTTTTACTGCTGATCAAATAGATATTGTTATTCATCCTCAATCCGTAGTGCATTCAATGATTGAACTGGTTGACGGCTCATTTTTAGCTCAAATGGGGCTTACAGATATGCGATTGCCAATTCAATACGCTATGACTTACCCTGATAGATTAGTTTTAGACCTGCCTAGATTAAATCTTACCAACTTACAAAAACTAGAATTTTTTGCACCTGATGAGAGTCGTTTTCCAGCAATTTCACTAGCTTATAAAGCCTTGCGTTTAGGTGGAATTGCTCCAACGGTTCTTAATGCTGCAAATGAAGTTGCTGTAGCTAGATTTCTTGATGGCAGTATTGGTTTTATGGATATTCCAAGAGTTATAGATAATGCTTTGTCTAGCTGTGAAAAACAAGGTGTTGGCAATTTATCTAGTATTGAAGATGCTTTAACAGCAGATGCTAAAACTCGTCTGTGGGCAGAAGACTTTATTTTAGAATTAAATAGCTTAACTGTAGGAAAATCAAATTAG
- the nrfD gene encoding polysulfide reductase NrfD — protein MSKAEAKARTAYDVPHHQVWGWRVWAYLWTKSIAAGVFFLPAFALIMGWQKSKSLLVASLISLIFQVVTGYLLVSDLRRPERFLRILLRPQWKSWLAIGAYILTAFGGVSSLVFVTETFSLSNLTYYLANSWGNFRNFSSNL, from the coding sequence ATTTCCAAAGCAGAAGCCAAAGCCCGTACAGCTTATGACGTACCTCATCATCAAGTTTGGGGTTGGCGCGTTTGGGCCTACCTTTGGACTAAATCCATTGCTGCTGGAGTGTTCTTTTTACCAGCCTTTGCGCTAATAATGGGTTGGCAAAAGTCTAAATCTCTGTTAGTTGCTTCATTGATTTCTTTGATTTTTCAAGTAGTTACTGGTTATTTGCTAGTGTCAGACTTGCGCCGTCCTGAAAGGTTTTTGCGTATTTTACTGCGTCCACAATGGAAGTCCTGGCTTGCAATTGGAGCTTATATTTTAACTGCATTTGGTGGTGTTTCTAGTTTAGTGTTTGTAACTGAAACTTTTTCTTTATCCAATTTAACTTACTATTTAGCAAATTCCTGGGGCAATTTTAGGAATTTTAGCAGCAATTTATAG
- a CDS encoding Gfo/Idh/MocA family oxidoreductase: MLKVAVIGVGYLGRHHARIYSSMAGVELVGVCDSNKERGEAIASEYNTKFYSDYRELFGKIDAASLAVPTIDHCSIGCDLLSNKIAVLIEKPIACTLAEADELIATAEKNNLCLQIGHLERFNPAVVAVSKVVTTPRFFETHRLSLFSPRSLDIDVVMDLMVHDLDIISWLVKSLVTNITAVGIPVISPKFDIANARLEFASGCIANITASRISNEKTRKLRLFQPNDYISLDYVTQQAGIWSLRPTKNAGGLPIQAGLLPVTADEPLRAELASFVESVINNQIPAVTGKDGRNALDLALQVSEKIAEHARKIGL, from the coding sequence ATGTTAAAAGTTGCTGTTATTGGAGTAGGTTATTTAGGTCGTCATCATGCCAGAATTTATTCATCAATGGCAGGAGTTGAGCTAGTTGGGGTTTGTGATAGCAATAAGGAACGAGGAGAGGCAATTGCTAGCGAATATAACACTAAGTTTTATTCTGATTATAGAGAGCTTTTTGGAAAAATTGATGCTGCTAGTTTAGCTGTTCCTACCATTGATCATTGTTCTATTGGGTGTGATTTATTAAGTAATAAAATTGCAGTGCTAATTGAAAAACCTATTGCTTGTACTTTGGCAGAAGCGGATGAGCTAATTGCAACAGCAGAAAAAAACAATCTTTGTCTGCAAATTGGTCATTTAGAACGTTTTAATCCAGCAGTTGTTGCTGTTAGTAAAGTTGTTACTACTCCAAGATTTTTTGAAACTCATCGTTTAAGTTTATTTTCACCACGTAGCCTAGATATTGATGTAGTAATGGATCTAATGGTACATGACTTAGATATTATTTCTTGGCTTGTAAAATCTCTGGTAACAAACATTACTGCTGTAGGAATCCCAGTGATTTCTCCTAAATTTGATATTGCTAACGCTCGTTTAGAATTTGCTAGCGGGTGTATAGCAAATATTACTGCTAGTCGTATTTCTAATGAAAAGACTCGTAAGCTAAGACTTTTTCAGCCAAATGATTATATTTCTTTAGATTATGTTACTCAACAAGCAGGGATTTGGAGTTTAAGACCTACAAAAAATGCTGGAGGCTTGCCTATTCAAGCAGGGCTTTTGCCAGTGACAGCAGATGAACCTTTAAGAGCCGAACTAGCATCATTTGTTGAGTCAGTAATTAACAATCAAATTCCAGCAGTGACGGGTAAAGATGGACGTAATGCTTTGGATTTAGCTTTACAAGTGAGCGAAAAAATTGCAGAACATGCAAGGAAAATTGGGCTATAG
- a CDS encoding Uma2 family endonuclease, with protein MSKELVRETVLIPLVTQNDKTEELVEKIEVDVSHLVTEDDEVEELTEKIEVDVSHLVTEDETPVDNLPSEKNQRLLTSSLYSGWKAPGEAKFLATANVGIFNSVKENPIVPDVFVSLDVEIDDDWWKKEHRSYFVWQFGKVPDLVIEIVSNKEGGEKGRKVNRYAKMRIPFYIIYDPMKHIMSEKLSVYHLRDNAYYLYSYESEDLLPNLRVTLWEGEFEGKHDTWLRWTDSEGNLILTGDELAQQERQEKELALQKVREETQAKEEALQKAERLAAKLKELGIDPEDL; from the coding sequence ATGTCTAAAGAGTTAGTAAGAGAAACGGTTCTAATCCCTTTAGTTACACAAAATGATAAAACTGAGGAACTAGTAGAAAAAATAGAAGTAGACGTAAGTCATTTAGTAACAGAAGATGACGAAGTTGAAGAGTTAACGGAAAAAATAGAAGTAGATGTAAGTCATTTGGTAACGGAGGACGAAACGCCAGTGGATAATTTACCTTCAGAAAAAAATCAAAGATTATTAACAAGTTCTCTTTACAGTGGTTGGAAAGCTCCTGGAGAAGCTAAGTTTTTAGCAACGGCAAATGTAGGTATTTTTAATTCAGTAAAAGAAAATCCTATAGTTCCAGATGTTTTTGTAAGTTTGGATGTAGAAATAGATGATGATTGGTGGAAAAAAGAACATCGTTCTTATTTTGTTTGGCAGTTTGGAAAAGTGCCAGATTTAGTAATTGAAATTGTTTCTAACAAAGAAGGTGGCGAAAAAGGTAGAAAAGTAAATCGTTATGCCAAGATGAGGATACCATTTTATATAATTTATGATCCAATGAAGCATATTATGAGTGAAAAATTATCAGTGTACCATCTTAGGGATAATGCTTATTACTTATATTCTTATGAAAGTGAAGATCTTTTGCCAAATTTAAGGGTTACTCTTTGGGAAGGTGAGTTTGAAGGTAAGCATGACACTTGGTTACGTTGGACTGATTCAGAGGGAAATCTTATTTTGACAGGGGATGAGTTAGCCCAACAAGAACGCCAAGAGAAAGAACTTGCATTACAAAAAGTTAGAGAAGAAACACAAGCTAAGGAAGAAGCTTTACAAAAGGCAGAACGTCTAGCAGCAAAGTTAAAGGAACTTGGCATAGATCCAGAAGATTTGTAA
- a CDS encoding zinc ribbon domain-containing protein: MTKDSAFLIFLRRTLTILLIGLIGLLCTYLTLARINKAESYKKGMAAINQSLEFWPTILSQLEASRGTIPISTTQETLLNNLRFINLLDSLAAKQKEKILVAGTKVPIYVRFYLHTTNAHIVPLPGNISTPKQDKDLWLPTSVEVIAAQQDILLADFIDKKSQPTWAIDPLELETRLNNNPGVLSCILVINAPGGQEQTLSWVYQILLMVISLLIFFVPTYVWYDSRGRYRNVVLWTMLVTLTNIAGLLIYLLAGRVLATTCPECNQAVSEDQKFCPFCRVSLKTECIHCGQPFGSNWQFCASCGHKPTKD; the protein is encoded by the coding sequence ATGACCAAAGATAGTGCTTTCCTTATATTTCTAAGACGGACTCTAACTATATTACTAATAGGGTTAATAGGACTTTTATGTACTTATTTAACTTTAGCACGTATTAATAAAGCAGAATCTTATAAAAAAGGAATGGCAGCTATTAACCAATCCCTTGAATTTTGGCCTACAATTTTATCTCAATTAGAAGCTTCACGTGGAACTATCCCTATTTCAACAACACAAGAAACTTTACTTAATAACTTAAGATTTATCAATTTGTTAGACTCTTTAGCTGCTAAACAAAAAGAAAAAATCCTAGTAGCAGGAACAAAAGTCCCTATTTATGTAAGATTTTACTTACATACTACTAATGCTCATATAGTACCTTTACCAGGTAATATTAGTACACCAAAACAAGATAAAGACCTTTGGCTACCAACTTCTGTAGAAGTAATTGCAGCACAACAAGATATTTTGCTAGCAGATTTTATTGACAAAAAAAGCCAACCCACTTGGGCAATTGACCCATTAGAACTAGAAACTCGACTTAATAATAACCCTGGGGTTTTATCTTGCATACTTGTAATTAACGCGCCTGGAGGTCAAGAACAAACTCTATCCTGGGTTTATCAAATATTACTAATGGTAATTTCCTTACTTATTTTCTTTGTTCCAACTTATGTTTGGTATGACTCACGTGGTCGCTATAGAAATGTTGTTTTGTGGACAATGCTTGTAACACTAACCAACATAGCAGGATTATTAATTTACTTGTTAGCAGGTCGAGTTTTAGCAACTACTTGTCCAGAATGCAACCAAGCTGTTAGCGAAGACCAAAAATTTTGTCCTTTTTGCCGAGTTTCTCTTAAAACGGAATGTATCCACTGCGGCCAACCTTTTGGCTCAAACTGGCAATTTTGTGCTAGTTGTGGTCATAAACCTACAAAAGATTAG
- a CDS encoding mechanosensitive ion channel family protein has translation MDIDLAKIIQDLIVILSQFGMKLVGALALWIVGRYLIKLVNQMLVSSLRRQPIEPTILGYLGSALTVILNITLVVAILGFFGVQTTTFAALLAAAGFAVGTAWSGLLSNFAAGAFIVVLHPFKVGDFISAGGIIGTVEEIGLFVTTINTMDNVKTFVGNNKILSDNIQNFSANPFRRVDLLAQLDHSVDPKAASQLLRERISKIPNVIAEPKPDIEILQFTPMGPVLAVRPYCNNDHYWQVYFDTNRIIRESFGEANYPAPEQHFAVKQS, from the coding sequence ATGGATATCGATTTAGCAAAAATTATTCAAGATTTAATAGTCATTCTATCCCAATTTGGAATGAAATTAGTTGGTGCTTTAGCACTTTGGATAGTTGGACGTTATTTAATCAAACTAGTAAATCAAATGTTGGTTAGCTCTCTAAGAAGACAACCTATAGAACCAACAATTCTTGGTTATTTAGGTTCAGCTTTAACAGTAATACTAAATATTACTTTAGTAGTAGCTATTTTAGGCTTTTTCGGCGTTCAAACCACAACTTTTGCAGCACTTTTAGCGGCTGCGGGGTTTGCAGTCGGTACAGCTTGGAGTGGACTACTTTCTAATTTTGCTGCTGGTGCGTTTATCGTTGTTTTGCACCCCTTCAAGGTAGGTGACTTTATTTCTGCTGGTGGCATTATTGGAACTGTTGAGGAAATAGGGCTATTTGTTACAACAATTAACACTATGGATAATGTAAAAACCTTTGTTGGTAATAATAAAATTCTCTCTGACAATATACAAAATTTTTCTGCTAATCCTTTTCGCCGCGTAGATTTACTTGCACAACTTGACCATAGTGTTGATCCAAAAGCTGCTAGTCAACTACTAAGAGAGCGAATTAGCAAAATTCCAAATGTAATTGCTGAACCTAAACCAGACATTGAAATTTTGCAATTTACTCCTATGGGGCCGGTTTTAGCAGTTCGTCCTTATTGTAATAATGACCACTATTGGCAAGTTTATTTTGATACTAATCGAATAATCCGAGAAAGCTTTGGTGAAGCTAACTACCCTGCTCCAGAACAACATTTTGCTGTTAAGCAAAGTTAA
- a CDS encoding tetratricopeptide repeat protein, with product MKNLKNKLSVVIVGLIIFCFASTALAKDKWINLQSKNFNVVSNADEKKTKEITQKLEQFRYTLVQLYPNVPESEPVPVTVVIFRDDRSFNPFKPIYKGKVRKDISGYFQSGEDGNIIAIDSTVETLRVIFHEYVHLLLNFSTVELPPWINEGLAELYSTFEIDKNEVVLGTPLPFHVEYLQNNGLKLIPLKELIQVDFNSPAYNESDKSSFFYTQSWLFVHYLMISERGVRKPQLFKFIKLIRIGKTPEQAFTEAFGVGFEEMQDTLRGYVNNKYYPVVKYQLKAPALDKNLPIQTLSEAQTQVYLGNLLLQIGRLEDAEKSLQQAKALDTNLVETLENLGFIAMKQEKYSQAKEYFQQAIARSSKNYQVYYQYANALYLMGKIDNKLSGEVLKEIKNNAQSAIKLRPEFAQAYNLAALSELGLGEDYKTGLEQAKMAVLLAPRKKQFLLTQAQLQIATTDYQGAKKILQPLLKEEDIELKTKAELLLREIEEKAQNK from the coding sequence ATGAAAAACCTTAAAAATAAGCTAAGTGTTGTTATTGTTGGACTAATAATATTTTGTTTTGCTTCAACTGCTTTGGCAAAAGATAAATGGATAAATCTGCAAAGTAAAAATTTTAATGTTGTTAGCAATGCTGATGAGAAGAAAACAAAAGAAATTACTCAAAAACTAGAACAATTTCGCTATACCTTAGTCCAGCTTTATCCAAATGTACCTGAAAGCGAACCTGTGCCAGTGACAGTAGTTATTTTTAGGGATGATAGGTCTTTTAACCCTTTTAAGCCTATTTATAAAGGCAAAGTAAGAAAAGATATTAGCGGCTATTTTCAATCTGGCGAAGATGGAAATATTATAGCTATTGATAGTACGGTAGAAACCTTAAGAGTTATTTTTCATGAGTATGTTCATTTGCTACTCAATTTTAGCACCGTTGAACTTCCACCTTGGATAAATGAAGGGCTAGCAGAACTTTATTCCACATTTGAAATAGATAAAAACGAAGTTGTACTTGGAACACCATTGCCTTTTCATGTAGAGTATTTGCAAAACAATGGCTTAAAGCTAATTCCATTAAAGGAGTTAATCCAAGTTGATTTTAACTCTCCTGCCTATAATGAAAGTGATAAATCTAGCTTTTTTTATACCCAATCTTGGTTATTTGTGCATTATTTAATGATTTCTGAACGAGGAGTTCGTAAACCACAGCTTTTTAAGTTTATTAAGCTAATTAGAATTGGCAAAACACCTGAACAAGCTTTTACAGAAGCTTTTGGGGTTGGTTTTGAAGAAATGCAAGATACTTTAAGAGGCTATGTTAATAATAAGTACTATCCTGTAGTCAAGTATCAATTAAAGGCACCTGCATTAGATAAAAATTTACCTATACAAACCTTAAGCGAAGCACAAACACAAGTTTATTTAGGTAATTTACTGCTGCAAATAGGGCGTTTAGAAGATGCTGAAAAATCTTTACAACAAGCTAAAGCTTTGGATACAAACTTAGTTGAAACTCTAGAAAACCTTGGGTTTATTGCTATGAAGCAAGAAAAATATTCTCAAGCAAAAGAATATTTTCAGCAAGCAATAGCACGTAGTTCAAAAAATTATCAAGTTTACTACCAATATGCTAATGCACTTTATTTGATGGGTAAAATAGACAACAAGTTAAGTGGAGAAGTGCTAAAAGAGATTAAAAATAATGCTCAATCAGCTATAAAACTTCGCCCAGAATTTGCCCAAGCATATAATTTAGCGGCACTTAGCGAGCTAGGTTTAGGAGAAGATTACAAAACAGGATTAGAGCAAGCAAAAATGGCAGTTTTACTTGCTCCAAGGAAGAAACAATTTCTTTTAACACAAGCTCAACTACAAATAGCTACAACAGATTACCAGGGAGCAAAAAAGATACTTCAGCCATTACTTAAGGAAGAAGACATAGAATTAAAAACAAAAGCAGAACTACTTTTAAGAGAGATTGAAGAAAAAGCACAAAATAAGTAG
- a CDS encoding 4Fe-4S dicluster domain-containing protein has protein sequence MRYGFLIDQRKCIGCHACTVACKAENNVPLGSFRTWVKYVEEGNFPNTERQFAVLRCNHCDNAPCVKICPVTALYTRPDGIVDFDQQQCIGCKACMQACPYDALYINSHTDTAEKCNFCAHRVEVGLQPACVIVCPEQAIVTGDLDNAESPISQLLSKERGVARKPEQGTRPKLYYLGSGKSVLKPELQNEIIAIFGQKLD, from the coding sequence ATGCGCTATGGGTTTTTGATTGATCAACGTAAATGTATTGGTTGCCACGCTTGTACAGTGGCTTGTAAGGCTGAAAATAATGTTCCTTTAGGTAGTTTTCGCACTTGGGTTAAATATGTTGAAGAAGGAAACTTCCCCAACACAGAACGCCAATTTGCTGTTTTGCGCTGTAATCATTGTGATAATGCTCCTTGTGTAAAAATTTGTCCTGTTACAGCACTTTATACCCGTCCAGATGGAATAGTTGATTTTGATCAACAACAATGTATTGGTTGCAAAGCTTGTATGCAAGCCTGTCCCTATGACGCGCTTTATATCAATTCCCACACAGACACAGCAGAAAAATGCAATTTTTGTGCGCATCGTGTCGAAGTAGGGCTTCAACCTGCCTGCGTTATTGTTTGCCCAGAACAAGCTATTGTTACAGGAGATCTAGACAATGCAGAAAGTCCTATTTCACAACTACTTAGCAAAGAACGTGGTGTTGCTCGTAAACCTGAGCAAGGCACACGTCCTAAGCTTTATTATTTAGGCTCAGGGAAAAGTGTCTTAAAACCAGAACTTCAAAACGAGATAATAGCTATCTTTGGTCAGAAACTGGACTAG
- the nrfD gene encoding polysulfide reductase NrfD: MPGAILGILAAIYSGFLFAQAEGRDFWQSRLTTPHLFFQATLAGAGALGVIAPLINLLAVFASLTIGKVPEQIFSCFIRNSLLVGLIGHLAIIVLEIALTYLNKPKPQMADARRAMTLLTHGPYFYQFWANAIFFGVLIPALFLTFGLSTFFASILALSGLYTYERLWITVGQKVPLS; this comes from the coding sequence ATTCCTGGGGCAATTTTAGGAATTTTAGCAGCAATTTATAGCGGCTTTCTTTTTGCTCAAGCTGAAGGTCGGGACTTTTGGCAAAGTCGGCTAACTACACCTCATTTATTTTTCCAAGCTACTTTGGCTGGTGCTGGGGCATTAGGTGTTATTGCTCCATTAATCAATTTACTTGCAGTTTTTGCTTCTTTAACTATTGGCAAAGTACCAGAACAAATTTTTTCCTGCTTTATTAGAAATAGCTTATTAGTTGGTTTAATTGGACATTTAGCAATTATAGTTTTAGAAATAGCTTTAACTTACTTAAATAAACCTAAGCCACAAATGGCTGATGCTCGACGAGCAATGACATTACTAACACACGGGCCTTATTTTTATCAATTTTGGGCAAATGCAATATTTTTTGGGGTATTAATACCAGCATTATTTTTAACTTTTGGTTTATCAACATTTTTTGCTTCAATACTTGCTTTATCTGGTCTTTACACTTATGAAAGACTTTGGATTACAGTAGGTCAGAAAGTTCCGTTAAGCTAA